AGTAAATTAATAACTAATCAACAAAACATTATAACAGGGACAGTATGGACATTGAAGAGATTAAAAAATGGTATATAGAAGCACTGAGTAAGTATGTGGAATTTTCCGGCCGAGCCCGGAGACAGGAGTTTTGGACCTTTACATTGGTTAACTTTGTAATTTCTGTTATTCTTGCAGTTCTGGATAGTATGATTGGAATGGGGTTCGGGTTCATCGGTACACTGTTTAGTCTTGCCATTATTCTTCCAAGTATTGCAGTTGGGGTTCGCAGACTCCATGATATTGGAAAAGAGGGATGGTGGCTTTTGATTGGATTGATTCCCATTATTGGTTTAATCGTGCTGATCTACTTCTACGTTCAGGATAGTGAACCCGGCGCGAATGTATATGGGCCAAACCCGAAAGGAATTTAATCCGCAGCAGATCATTATTAATCACATATAAAAACTGACATGGAAGAAAAAAATAAACCCGATGAATTTCCTGAAGAAAAACAAAGTACTACTTCAGGCGAAGCTGATGTAAGCCAGGTAAGGCTGTTTGGAATTATAGGATATATTTTCCCAATTCTGTTTTTCCTGCCGTTAGTAACGGAGGCAAAAGACAACACTTTTGCCAAATATCATGCGAACCAACAACTGCTGCTATTACTTTTCCTGATTATTGGAAATACGGCTGCAAGTATATTAACTGTTATTCTGATCGGATTGCTCATTTATCCGATTGTGTGGATCTACGGCCTTGTTTGTATGGTGTTGGGAATACTAAATGTTGTAAATGACCGGGAAAAACCGCTTCCCATTATTGGAACCATTACCACACTCATTAAATAACTCAACAGGGATGATATTGGAAAAGCCTTTTCATAATTATGGAAGGGCTTTTTTTATGATCTCGATTGTTTATACTATGCTTTTTATGGAATGAATAATTTTACAGAGTCATAGGATGAGTACACAGACTGTTTGTAATAATCCAGCAAATTTACTGGTCTGATGATTGTAAGACAAAAGGGTTGTACACCCCTCCCGCCTAAAGGCGGACTCCCCTGAAGGGGAGATCCCTATGAAAAATAATTGCTAACGAACGATATAAAATATGATCAAAACAAAATCTATTGCATTGTCTGCCATTGCAGCCTCGCTGGCTGGGTTTCTTTTTGGATTTGATACCATCGTCATTTCCGGTGCCGATCAGCCGATCCAGGAACTCTGGCAAATGAGTGATCTTTTTCACGGGACGTTCATTATGTCGATGGCGCTTTGGGGCACCGTAATCGGAGCTATCTTTGGAGGCATTCCTTGTGATAAATACGGAAGACGAAAAACACTTTTTTGGATAGGGGTTCTATATTTATTGTCGGCGTTGGGTTCCGGTTTAGCACCTGACCCGTACATTTTTTCCATCTCCCGTTTTATTGGCGGATTAGGTGTGGGGGCCTCATCTGTAGCAGCACCGATCTACATTTCAGAGATAACCCCTGCAAATAATCGCGGCAAGCTTGTAGCTTTATACCAGTTCAACATTGTATTCGGAATATTGATTGCCTACCTGTCTAACTACTGGATTGGAACGAGCCTGGGTGAAAACGCCTGGCGCTGGATGTTGGGAGTTGAAGCGATTCCGGCTGCAATCTATGCACTTTTTGTGATTGGTATTCCTGAGAGTCCCCGCTGGTTAGCTATCAAACAAAATGATGAATCGACCGCCAAAAAGATATTGAAGCAGCTTAATCCTAAAGCGAATATCGAGAAGATGATGACGGAGATTAAGAGTTCCGTTTCGAGTGATCCGGAAGCATCAAAATTCTTTTCCGGGCGGTTCAACTTTCCCATTATGCTGGCGTTTTTGTTCGCTTTTTTCAACCAATTATCAGGGGTGAATTTTATTCTCTACTACGCTCCGCGGATTTTTGAACAAGCCGGAGTTGCTGCCAGTGATGTTTTGGGAGCCTCTGTACCGATCGGAGTTGTGAACCTGATTTTTACTCTTATTGGAATGTACCTGATCGACAGAGCCGGGCGAAAATTGCTGATGTACATCGGCTCTTTTGGATATATCGGCTCGTTATTGGGTGTTGCGTGGGCATTTTATACCGGTGCAGAAGGCGTGATTGTGGTTGCATTTCTGTGTGCTTTTATCGCATCTCATGCCATTGGACAGGGAGCCGTGATTTGGGTATTCATTTCTGAGATTTTCCCCAATGCCGTACGGGATTACGGGATGTCTCTGGGATCAAGTACACACTGGATTTTTGCCGCAATTATTGCACTGATCACCCCGACAGTTCTGAGTACATTTTCGGGAGCCCAGATCTTTTCCTTCTTTGCATTCATGATGTTCCTGCAACTTCTCTTCGTTTGGAAACTGATGCCGGAAACCAAGAATATCACTCTCGAAGAGATGGAAGTGAAACTGGGAATCAGCCGCGAGGTGCTGGAAGAGGTTGTGGATAAGGATAAACTTTGATGTGTGATAAAAAGATTAGTAGAAAAGGGATGAGTTAACACACTGTTACGTTACCCATCTGACGGAAAAAACAACCGTCTGATGGGATTTATAAAGCTTTTGATGGCGCGAGCGTCTCGCTCGTGCCCGCAAATAAAGTTTATCTCCCTGCCTGGCGCAAGTGTTAAATCCGGTATTTCAAATTTTAAATTGGAATAAAGTTAGATCATCTCTTGCTACAAAAATTTCTCTACAATCAGTAAGACAAGGATGTCACTTGTGCCATTCTTTTTGCAAAGGGTAAGGGACATAAGCGACGCTTTCGCTTAACATTTACGCCAGTCGAGGGCACGCGCATACACCCAAACGCATCTTACCAAGCGTTCCAAAAAGGAACGCATTCGATTCATCTGAGTTTGTTCGATTTTTGCCCACCAGACCTTCCTGACGGAAGGCAGGCTCTGCTGTTTCCGGAATTAAATTACGAAGAGGAACACAGAGTTTGACGTTTTCTTAGAAACACTATTTAAAATCAGTGCAAGATTACCCTTTTATGAACTGATTGATGTTCCCTTATCGTATATAATAGTGAATTCACCGACAGTTGAATCAAATTTTTTCTGTTAATAAAACTAAATTAAGAAACACATTTGTGTTCAGAAGTCGCTTCAAACAAATGATTTAATCCTTAATCCATATAATTCAATTTCCAAATCCTATGCGCACCCTTCAATCGCTATTCTTCGTCTTTTTTCTTGCTGCAGTTACCGTTTCAGCCCAACCGGTGGAGCCCCCAATGATTTATCAATTCCCATACCTTTGTCCGAATTGCAATGAGGAGATGGAGATAACGATTCGGGTATCTGCCGACGGTACATCTATCATAGAAAGACAAACAATTTCAACAACTCCCATCGTTGATCCGGAGTTTGATGACAGCGATTATCTTCCGGGTAATCTGATCTCCGGTCCGATGACCAACGCCCGTACGGGTAAGATTCAGCACTGGGAAATGGAGATAGGAACAAAATTTATAGAGGTTTGGGAGGATATTTTGCCTGAAATGGGAGAGCGATATGTTGATGAAGATTTAACGAAAGCGGTAGATGAACCAGGAGAATCGAGCTGGAGTGTAGATAATTTGACGGTACATGTTGAAGATACGGGTCAGCAGGAGACGATACAGGGATTCCCGGCCACTATTTATGAGGTAGAGGTACGTTTTGAAAAGACGGATTTTAATCCTGATGGAGAGGAGACGTCACGGGATGAAATGAACTACCAGTTTCAACTTTGGCTGTCTGAGGAGATGCCCTTCACTCCACTTCCATTTCACTACGCACCATTTAAAGAGAAACGAATACCACCCTATAATCTCTCCCCGATTAATGATCTTGTGATCTCAACAATGCTCGACAAGATAAAGGACAAAGGCGGATTGGTAAAAAGTAAGCTTATAGTTGAGGATGAGGAGTGGACGGTTGGATTGAAAAATGTACGGGCAACACCTCCAGTGCCCATGCATAAGTTTGAAGATCTGCCGGTTGTTTCTGCATCGCAGGTTGATAACTTTGCAGGTCCGCTTTTTATCGTTTCAATGCTTCGGGATGGAGAACTGAGTGAGATGGGCAGCGGTACTATTCAATTTGATGACCGGGAAATATCAGCCAGAAGCGCATGGAAAGTGAATGATGAGGGAGACCTTGTAATTGTTGTAACGGCGGAGGATGAAAACACAACTTTTTTTCTCGTCAGGCCCTTGAAAGGGTTACCCGGTGTAGCAACATTTGATGTAAAAAACCGGCCTGAAAGATCTGTTCTACGGTCGATGAGTGAAGAAGAATTAGCAGAACATTCGAACTCGTTTCAAATGTATGGTCTGGTTTCCGGGGAACCATTTCCAACAGTAATAACCGGTTTTCAGTCGGGAAGTGTAACCATTGAAAATGCAGGTAATGATATTATAAAAGGCCGAACAAGCGGAGAGGTTTTAGCGCTTCCGACGGATCAGATTTCTGAAATCGAAGCTACCCCTTTTGAAATCACATTCACGTCAGAATCAGGGCTGGAGAAATTTCAGTTCAGAAGTCCCGAGGCGAGGGTTGCAGGGAGGTAATTCAATCAAGGAACAAGTTGGGATTTAAAAAAAGCATAAAGCATCAACTAATTTAAAAATCTTTCACATCTGCCCATCATTTTGTTATTTGAGAGAAATCAAAATAATTGGGTGTGTATGATCAACAGAAAAGAATTTTTAAAACGAATGGGCGGCACGGCAGCGGCATTAACAGCCGTCCCGTTTCTGAATCCGGAAAAGACAGCAACAGTTGCAAACGATTTAAAGCAGTTTTCGGGCAACCCTGAGGAGATCGCCCGAAATGAGGATTTTTGGCGCACGGTTCAACATGCGTTTACGGTTGACCGGAGTCTGATCAACCTGAATAACGGGGGCGTGAGTCCGGCTCCTGAAATGGTGCAGGCAGCCATGAAACGTCACCTGGATTACATGAACGAGGCTCCGGTTTATACCATGTGGAAGGTGTTGGAACCGCAGAAAGAGGCGGTCAGGCAGCGCCTCGCCGGTAATTTTGGAGTAGATCCAGAAGAGATCGCGATCACCAGAAATGCTTCCGAGGGATTACAAATCTGTCAGTTTGGGTTTGATCTGAAGGAAGGCGATGAAGTGTTGACCACCACGCACGACTACCCGCGAATGATCAATACCTTTAAACAACGAGAGCGGCGGGAGGGGATCAAACTGAAACAGTTTTCACTGCCGATTCCAGCCGAAGATGACGACGAGATTGTCCAATTGTTTGAGGAGAATATCACACCAAAAACAAAACTGATACTGATGTGCCACATCATCAATATTACAGGACAGATTCTGCCTGTAAAAAAAGTGGTAAACATGGCTCGCGAAAAGGGAATTCCGGTCATTGTGGATGGAGCTCATTCCTACGCCCACTGGGATTTTGACCACTCCGATCTGGACTGCGATTACTATGCAACAAGCCTGCACAAGTGGCTCTTTGCACCTATCGGATCGGGAATGCTCTATGTGAAGAAAGATAAAATCAAAGATCTGTGGCCTCTGATGGCGGCCCCCGAGCAGAAAGAGGACGACATCCGTAAGTTCGAAGAGATCGGTACCCATCCCATTGCCAATTTTCTCGCCATTGCCGAGGCGTTGACTTTTCATCAAACCATCGGCCCGGAACGAAAAGGTGCCCGCATGAAATACCTGACCGATGTGTGGGTGGACCGGCTCATCGATCATGAAAATTTTATCCTTCACACCAGCCGCGATCCGAACTATGCCTGCGGCATTGCTACAGCACAGATCAGAGGAGTGGATAGCAGAGATCTGTCGAATTATTTGTGGGATGAGCATCATATACTGGTTACACCGATTATGCATCCAGAGTTTGAAGGGATTCGGGTCACACCCAGCGTGTATACAACCATGGAAGAGCTGGACCGGTTTAGTGCTGCCATGCAAAACGTACTGGAAAATGGAATATAGGAAACCGCGGAGAGGCAGCAGAAGTATCAGCAAAGTTTCAAATAGTCTCAAAAAAGCATCTGCGTTCTCACAAGCGATTCTGCAGCTGGCTTTATGACAATAACATCTTAAAATGTCATACAAAACAAGACTTCTTAATCTGCATCAGTTCTTACTTTTCGCCTATACTCTCATGCGTGAAAGAACCACCTGACCGAACCATCATTCAAACAAAAAACGCACCGGCTGCTATTGGCCCCTACAGCCAGGCAATTCTGGTTGGGAATACGCTTTATGCGGCTGGGCAAATTGGACTTGTACCGGAATCCGGAGAATTGGTGGGTGAGGACCTTGAATCGCAGACCCGGCAGGCACTCCACAATCTGCAAGCTGTTTTGGAAGAAGCCGGTTTTACAATGAATGATGTTGTTTCCGTTGATGTGTATCTCAGTGATCTTAATGATTATTCAGCTTTCAACGAAATCTATGCCGAATACTTTTTAGAAGGCCGTCCGGCAAGAGGCGTGGTGGAGGTGTCAAGAATACCAAGAGATGCGAAAGTAGAGATTAAGCTTGTTGCTGTAAGATAAATAGAAAAGCCCGATTCGATCTGAACCGGGCTTAGGAAGTTACAGTTGTGAAGATCGTTATCTACACAGCAGAAAACTCAATTTTCTCAGCCTCAAAAGCTTCATCGAGCGGTGTATCTGCGATGTGATTGGTGTAGTTGCTAATCGTTTTAAGTGCAGCAATCAGGTTTATCTCCAACACATTTTGCTTTGTATATCCGGCGTCAATGAATGCCTCTATCTCGGAATCATCCACGAAACCGCGTTTATTTATAACGGCTCTAACGAAGGTTACCAGTGCGTTATACTTTTCATGGGGGACAGATTCACCATTTCGTACCGCATCAACAATCTCACGATCTACATTTAACTGATTTTTCAAAATGGTTGAGTGAATGGCTGAGCAGTAGTGGCATTCATTTTCAATGCTGACGGTCAAAATGGCCAACTGCTGTTCTTCTGCACTGAAACTGGTTTTTCCAACAATCTCGTTGAGTTTGAGGTATCCTTCCAACACGGCAGGAGCCTCTGCAAATTCGCCAAGTAAGTTGGGAACAAACCCAAAGTTCTCTTTGGCTGCATTTAGTAAAGGTTTCGATTCTTCAGGTGCGTTTTCTGTAGTATAGATTGTAAAGTTCATAATGGTTTATTTGGTTTTATTTGAGGATTAAAAATGCTTTGTTTTAGTTGTCGCGATTTCGAGATAGTCATTTGTTGAGGATTGTCCCCCTTTGAAGGGGGCAATGGGGGATGATTTCATAAGACATGATTTTGATTTTCAAATGTGATTTCAAATAAGGTTCGTTTGGTCATCCCCCTGAATCAACTTTGTTGATTCTTTCCCCCCTTCAAAGGGGGAATTTCCTTATCACGAATTTGAGTTAGTCAGAAATTGTTTTTTCAGGCCCTTTCAAATCCTGATTAACCAGGAAAATGAGTGGAATTGCAAATGCAAAGTGACGCAGCAGTGTCACCACAGGTGTCATGGCGGATTGATTCAACCCTGCAACTCCGGCGCCAAGTAACGGCAGCATAAAGAGCCATACCAGGGCGATCGTTTCAGCCGTCACAAAGATGAACGGGCGTACCCAATGCGGACCCCACAGATGCGGTGCGATGGCACTATAGAGAATAGCAAGCAGTACCCCGTTTCCGTAGTGACCAAAGATTCCATAGACAAATCCAAGTCCTGTTTTTTGTCCGAGCAGCCCGGGAATATCCCACCACTGTCCTGTAAAGATGAGTCCTACAATATCAAACAAAATGGTACCTAAAACTCCGGCAATAATTGCCTTCGTCCAGTTTAGTTTTTTCATAGCGTTTTATGATTTAGTTCTGTTTTCAATTCGCTATGATGATACATGAATACTGCGGGCATGCGAATGACCGGTTTTCCCGTATACTTACCAATTCTTCCCTTATTTACTGTTTTGCACTTTTTTTACGATAAGCTGAGGGGGACATTCCTGTTTCTTTCTTGAAAAAACGACTAAAATGGGCCGGTTCCTCGAACCCCAGTTCAAAGGCGACCTCCTTCGCAAACTTATGAGTGTTTAAAAGGTTCTTCTTGGCTTCCATCACCAGGCGATAATGGATCATCTCCAGAGGGGTTTTTTGGCCGGCTGCTGCAAATACATTTGATAATGTTTTTGGTGATTTATGCAGCATATCGGCATAGTTTTTTACCTGGTGGTGCTCTTTAAAATGTTGTTCAACCAGGATGTTGAACTGTCGTATCAGCTCAGTATTTTTTTTACCTAAATTTTCAGGAAAGAACTGTTTACGGGCCAGCCGGGTACTTTTAATGATGAGCCGTTTTAAAAGCATTCTCAGCATTTCGCCCTGGATATTATCACGGGTGTTCAGTTCATCTTTAAAGACCTGGAACAGAGTTTCAAATTTAGGTTTCTCCCCTTCATTTAGCTGAACTACCGGCCGTTCAGAAGATCCCCAAAAGAGTAAGCCTTCGCATGATACTTCATCATCATTTTCGTGAATACAGTAAAATTCACGGTTAAACAGCAGTATAAAGTACTCGCCGTCAAAGGTTGAATAGTCGGGGTTTTGAAGCGGGGTGAGGCAGATCAACTGATCTTTTTTAAGGGAGATACGTTGTCCGTCAGCTTCAAATGGAAAGTCTGGCCCCCGATTCCAGATCACTTTAAAAAAATCGCTTTTATTATATGGGTGAAGATCTGCCTCCTGATCAGCCAGCAGAATCTGTCCTCCAAGTTCTGGATTCCGGTATGTGTAAATCATCGAATGAGACTTTCATTGTTTTATAAAGAGTCTTATAGATGATTCAGAGGGGAGATTTCTTACTGTAGTTAAATTATATTCTTCGTTAGGGTGAATCAATTATCGGGAATCAATACAAAAAGCATTTAAAAATTTAGATATCAATACTATCGTTATATCTTAACGGATCAGTTAATTAATGTAGAGTAACAAAACTTATGGATTCTTCAGAACAAGAAGAGATGAAGCAGGTGATCCTTGAAAAAATCGAGGACACCGAACAGGAAATTGAGCAGTTGAAGGAGTTAACGAAACCGATTCAACCCGATGCTGCTTACGGACGTCTGTCCCGGATGGACGCCATCAACAATAAAACGATTAATGATGCCGCATTAAGGGAGCAAAAGAGCCGTCTCCAAAAACTGCAGCGGGCTTTGGAAAAATTGGAAAAGGGTAACTACGGAACTTGTGTTAAATGTGGAGACTCTATACCCCTTGGCCGTCTTAAGTTTATGCCCTGGACTACAAAATGTGTGAAATGTGCTTAATGTAATTTCATCTTTAAGAGACTTTGCAAAATTCAAACCCAGTGTCATTCTGAACTTGGTACCTGTTTAGCGATCTGACAGACGAAAAAAGCCATCTCGGCACAGACCTTCGCCCCACCCTTCGCCCCTTCCCGCGGGGGGGTGGGGAGGGCGAAACAATGAATGGCCTGGAACAAGGAGTCTTTCACGCGCTAAACACGTACTGAACTTGATTCAGAATCACCAAGCTTTTTTTATGAGTGGAGATCCTGAATCGAGTTCAGGATGACTCACTCGGTTTTAAAAAGCCTATTAAATGACTCACACTCTTATCATTCAATAAACGAACTTACTGAACCTGTGTGTGTTACCATAAGCTTGTGCATCGCTCGTGTACAAGCGATGTAAAGCATGCTCCGATCTACTTCGGTTTTATAATTTTTATGATCCACATACGGTACAATTACCCGGTCGAATTCGAGTCCTTTTGCCAGGTGGGAGCTTGTAATCAAAACTCCGGATTCCAGGACATTGCTTCCCGGTGAAAGCAGGTGAATGTTTTCTGTGTGTTTCTTCAGATAACGATGCAGTTTTTTAGCCTGTTTTTGTGTTTTACACAGTATTCCCAGAGTATTTTGATCGGAGGCTTCAAATTCCCTGACGTTTTCCAGAATGGCTTTATGTTCATCTCTTGTTTTATCAAAAGCTAAAACCACAGGCTCCTCACCGTATCGCTCAACCGGGTCTACATCAGCCCGGGGAGAGATCTGTTGCGTAAACTTTGTAATCTCATATGTAGAGCGATAGCTCTTGGTCAGTGTTACAGCATCTGATTCAGAAAATATATTTTGAATATCTTCAGAAGAGGTAGAACTGTATGGATTTACATTCTGATTCGCATCTCCCAAAATTGTTTTGTTGCAGGGAAATAAGCGGGAAAGAACAGCGTATTGTACAGCCGTATAATCCTGCATTTCGTCTACAATAAGGTGTTTTACTTTGCCAAATGAATCAACTCCCTCAAGTTGTATTTTTAGATACATGAGGGGAAACAGATCGGAATATTCAAACGTAGATCGTTTGGCGTATTGGAACATCTCAGGGTTTTCCAGCCAGTCATAAAAACCTTTATAGAGGACCCGCAGATTATCGCTGCCCATCATCGCTTTTACCTGTTTGCGAATCTCTTTTTTCTCTTCCTTTTTCAGCGTGTATTTAAATTCGCGCTTTGCTTTATTGATCACATCTGTTGCAATGGCGGTTTGTCTTCGCATTAGCGGCAGCTGAGAATTTGCATTATAGCGCTGGCGGAGATACCGGGCAGAGATCGTTTTAAAACGGATCTTAATATCATGAGCCTGGAAACGATTTCGTTTAAGCCATGCTGCATAGTTATTTAGTTTCGAAAGAAAATCTGACGTTGCTTTATATTCAATACGTTTAATAAAGTTGGGATCGTGGTCTTCCAGCAGCTTATTTACCTGGTCGAAAAAACCTTCGAATTTATATTTGTCACCCAGCACACGATTCGCTAACTCCTCCATCTCCATTTCGGGAATAGTATCTTCTCCCAACTCCGGAAGTACGTTCGATATATAGTTTGAAAACACCTTATTGGGAGAGATGATCATAATATCCCGCGATGTGAGCGAATCTTTAAACCGGTACAACAGAAATGCAATTCGGTGCAGTGCAATGGAGGTTTTACCTGAACCGGCAACACCCTGGATAATCAAAACCGGAGAGGTCTCATTCCGAATAATTGCATTTTGATCCCGCTGAATAGTGGCAACAATGTTCTTCATCTTGTCATCGGCGGAACGGCTCAGCTCTTTCTGCAGCACATCATCACGAATGTAGAGATCCGATTCCAGCATCATCTCCATCTCTCCGTCAATGATGCGGAACTGACGCTTCCGTTCAATCTCTCCTTCCCGTGTACCGGTGGGAGCTTCAAATGAGGCCTGTCCCGGTTCAAAATCATAAAACATACTTGAAACGGGTGCGCGCCAGTCGTGGATCAGGTTTTCATTTTCTTCCTCATCAAAAAAAGAGTGAATACCCACATAGATGGGATCGGCGTTTGATTCGTTCACCTCCTTAAAATCAATTCTGCCGAAATAGGGAGTTTTGATCAGTTTTTTGAGCCGCTCTTTGTAAGCCACAGCTGCTTCACCGGATATTGCCTGCATATTCACCGACTGTTTGATAGATGCTTTTTCCGCGGCATCCATTCCGGTTTTATTTTCATAGAGATAGTTTTTCTGCTCCTGAAGTTCTTTATGCTGCCGGTTTACATTTTCATCAACATTGATGTAGGCATCTTCAAGCTTTTCTATGATTTCGTCCAGGTACTTTCTCTCGTCCGCTTCGGTGGGGTTAAACATCTGTAATAGTTTTTCTGAAATTTTACAAACGCTTAAGGTAAGGAGTAATTGCGAGAAGATGTAGGAATTTCAAACAATTTAAACCATTAGAAGAGTAATAACATGCAGTGGGATAGCAGTCAATAATACCGTTTACTTCAGATGACTGCCGCCAAAAAAGTCTTTTTTAAAAGAAAAATTAAGTTATAGTGATGGTTTGAAGAGTTTTTTTCTTACTTTGGTTGTCACCTTTCCCAACGGGGGCTGATTTTATTCTCTGTGTATAGCAAGACGAAAGTAAGCAGGGTGTTAAAATTAAGCTTCACGGCAGTCATCCTTTTAGCCAGATTAATTGTAGTGCTTCCGGCAGACATTCGTGAACTATGGAAAGCATTCGGGTATAACTACATACCCAGAGATAGCGAAGCGAGCCGTTTAATCTTGTTGAATAGGATACAATAAGCTTATAAGGAGAGAGTTTATGAGAGGGTGAAATCTATTGACTCTAAACCGGGACTGTAGCAGGAGAGAACAAGTTACTCTATCTAAATGAGCTTTACGGCTTTTAAATGTTTATAAAGTATTAACATTTATTGCTGCAGAATAAACCCGAATATATTTTCAAATGAAACTTTCATTTGTGTACAGAAATTTTAAAAAAGTGAATTATGATTAAGGAAGTGATTGATAAATTAAAATCAAGCCGTAAATCGGAATCCGAAAGGTTACTTGAACGCCGGCGAGCCGTTGTGGCAAATGGTGTTGGAGTATTTAATACGGCGACAGTTGCATCGGCATACGGGGCTACTATTACTGACGTGGACGGAAAAGAGTGGATCGATTTTGCCGGAGGGATCGGAGTGGTAAATGCAGGCCACTGTCCCGAATCTGTAGTAGAGGCTATCCAGGAACAGGCTGCGAAGTATATTCATACCAGTTTTAATGTGGTTACCTACGAACCGTATCTGGAACTCTGTGAAAAACTGATAGAAATTTTGCCTCATGGTAAAGAGACCAAAGCGATGCTGGTTAGCACCGGAGCGGAGGCGGTGGAAAATGCGATCAAAATAGCACGTCAGGCTACGAAACGTCAGGCGGTTCTTTGTTATACGGGAGCTTTCCATGGGAGAACAATGATGGCCATGACTTTAACCAGTAAAATCGATTATAAACGCAATTGCGGGCCGTTTGCACCTGAAGTGTACCGGCTGCCATTTCCGAATTATTATCGGTATAACCGAAAGGGAGATATGGACGAATTTGTGAACCATGAGCTAAAGCGGCTCCATGAAAGTTCACGAAATGTGGTTGACCCTGATAACCTGGCTGCCATTATCATTGAACCGGTGCAGGGCGAAGGCGGGATTAATCCGGCCCCTGCAAAATATTTGGAAGGCCTGCGGAAGTTCTGCGATGCGCACGGAATTATGCTGATTTTTGACGAAGTACAGAGCGGTTTCGGGCGAACGGGAAACTGGGCCAGCTGGCAGAATTATGGAATTACACCCGATATCTCCACCTATGCCAAATCTTTGGGATCTGGAATGCCAATCGCGGCTGTATTGGGTAAAAAAGAGGTGATGGATGCCGCAGCGCCCGGAACCATTGGCGGAACCTATATCGGGAATCCCGTCTGTTGTGCCGCTGCACTGGCAACTATCGAGTATATGAAGGAGATCGACCTGAATAAGCGGGGAGTGGAAGTAGGTAAAATTATACGAGCACGGCTGGAGAAACTTCAGGACAAGTGCCCTCAGATTGGAGATGTAAGAGGGCTTGGAGCCTTCCTTGCCGTCGAGTTTGTTAAAAACGGAGATCCCCGTCAGCCGGATGGCGAAATTACCGGGAACATTGTAAAAGCATGTGCAGAGCGAGGACTTGTT
The Balneolaceae bacterium genome window above contains:
- a CDS encoding DUF805 domain-containing protein, with protein sequence MDIEEIKKWYIEALSKYVEFSGRARRQEFWTFTLVNFVISVILAVLDSMIGMGFGFIGTLFSLAIILPSIAVGVRRLHDIGKEGWWLLIGLIPIIGLIVLIYFYVQDSEPGANVYGPNPKGI
- a CDS encoding sugar porter family MFS transporter, with product MIKTKSIALSAIAASLAGFLFGFDTIVISGADQPIQELWQMSDLFHGTFIMSMALWGTVIGAIFGGIPCDKYGRRKTLFWIGVLYLLSALGSGLAPDPYIFSISRFIGGLGVGASSVAAPIYISEITPANNRGKLVALYQFNIVFGILIAYLSNYWIGTSLGENAWRWMLGVEAIPAAIYALFVIGIPESPRWLAIKQNDESTAKKILKQLNPKANIEKMMTEIKSSVSSDPEASKFFSGRFNFPIMLAFLFAFFNQLSGVNFILYYAPRIFEQAGVAASDVLGASVPIGVVNLIFTLIGMYLIDRAGRKLLMYIGSFGYIGSLLGVAWAFYTGAEGVIVVAFLCAFIASHAIGQGAVIWVFISEIFPNAVRDYGMSLGSSTHWIFAAIIALITPTVLSTFSGAQIFSFFAFMMFLQLLFVWKLMPETKNITLEEMEVKLGISREVLEEVVDKDKL
- a CDS encoding aminotransferase class V-fold PLP-dependent enzyme yields the protein MINRKEFLKRMGGTAAALTAVPFLNPEKTATVANDLKQFSGNPEEIARNEDFWRTVQHAFTVDRSLINLNNGGVSPAPEMVQAAMKRHLDYMNEAPVYTMWKVLEPQKEAVRQRLAGNFGVDPEEIAITRNASEGLQICQFGFDLKEGDEVLTTTHDYPRMINTFKQRERREGIKLKQFSLPIPAEDDDEIVQLFEENITPKTKLILMCHIINITGQILPVKKVVNMAREKGIPVIVDGAHSYAHWDFDHSDLDCDYYATSLHKWLFAPIGSGMLYVKKDKIKDLWPLMAAPEQKEDDIRKFEEIGTHPIANFLAIAEALTFHQTIGPERKGARMKYLTDVWVDRLIDHENFILHTSRDPNYACGIATAQIRGVDSRDLSNYLWDEHHILVTPIMHPEFEGIRVTPSVYTTMEELDRFSAAMQNVLENGI
- a CDS encoding RidA family protein; the protein is MKEPPDRTIIQTKNAPAAIGPYSQAILVGNTLYAAGQIGLVPESGELVGEDLESQTRQALHNLQAVLEEAGFTMNDVVSVDVYLSDLNDYSAFNEIYAEYFLEGRPARGVVEVSRIPRDAKVEIKLVAVR
- a CDS encoding carboxymuconolactone decarboxylase family protein encodes the protein MNFTIYTTENAPEESKPLLNAAKENFGFVPNLLGEFAEAPAVLEGYLKLNEIVGKTSFSAEEQQLAILTVSIENECHYCSAIHSTILKNQLNVDREIVDAVRNGESVPHEKYNALVTFVRAVINKRGFVDDSEIEAFIDAGYTKQNVLEINLIAALKTISNYTNHIADTPLDEAFEAEKIEFSAV
- a CDS encoding helix-turn-helix domain-containing protein, producing the protein MIYTYRNPELGGQILLADQEADLHPYNKSDFFKVIWNRGPDFPFEADGQRISLKKDQLICLTPLQNPDYSTFDGEYFILLFNREFYCIHENDDEVSCEGLLFWGSSERPVVQLNEGEKPKFETLFQVFKDELNTRDNIQGEMLRMLLKRLIIKSTRLARKQFFPENLGKKNTELIRQFNILVEQHFKEHHQVKNYADMLHKSPKTLSNVFAAAGQKTPLEMIHYRLVMEAKKNLLNTHKFAKEVAFELGFEEPAHFSRFFKKETGMSPSAYRKKSAKQ
- a CDS encoding TraR/DksA C4-type zinc finger protein, which codes for MDSSEQEEMKQVILEKIEDTEQEIEQLKELTKPIQPDAAYGRLSRMDAINNKTINDAALREQKSRLQKLQRALEKLEKGNYGTCVKCGDSIPLGRLKFMPWTTKCVKCA